A genomic segment from Tachypleus tridentatus isolate NWPU-2018 unplaced genomic scaffold, ASM421037v1 Hic_cluster_2, whole genome shotgun sequence encodes:
- the LOC143243225 gene encoding serine/threonine-protein kinase atr-like encodes MRRLSENQKSSFFYLSVEDENFAYDLVQELVRSFLAAEDTRIQDCASYALQETLQIYTCQSGELSQIVRPSGSLWNRFSEEVQEILVPLQHSRYIMSSNKRTSFPCPIYGSKLGSTFKDWACNWASCLLQKIKRENTARVFQSCFMIDKNDVKTAVFLLPHIMVNVLQDASNEEKEDIYREIMAVLSHVDQAEQSKLKFHEKTDLCHLSAQTVFSILDCLTVWCHQYFVMLRSSNQNNSKPANKGKETVHSP; translated from the exons ATGAGGAGATTGAGTGAGAACCAAAagtcttcatttttttatttaagtgtagaAGATGAAAACTTTGCTTATGATTTGGTTCAAGAGCTAGTTAGGTCTTTCCTAGCAGCTGAAGACACCAGAATACAA gaCTGTGCATCTTATGCACTGCAGGAAACcttacagatatatacttgtCAAAGTGGAGAGTTGTCACAAATTGTGAGACCAAGTGGTAGTCTTTGGAACAGGTTTTCAGAAGAGGTTCAAGAAATTTTGGTACCTTTGCAGCACTCtag GTACATTATGTCTAGTAACAAGAGGACTTCCTTTCCATGCCCAATATATGGGAGCAAACTAGGAAGCACTTTTAAAGATTGGGCCTGTAATTGGGCATCTTGTCTTCTCCAGAAG ATAAAGCGAGAGAATACAGCTAGAGTTTTTCAGTCATGCTTCATGATTGACAAAAACGATGTGAAGACAGCAGTTTTTCTTCTTCCTCACATCATGGTTAATGTTTTACAAGATGCAAGCaatgaagaaaaggaagat ATCTACAGAGAGATTATGGCTGTTCTAAGCCATGTTGACCAAGCTGAACAGAGCAAATTGAAGTTTCATGAGAAGACTGACCTTTGCCACTTGAGTGCCCAGACTGTGTTTTCAATATTGGATTGTTTAACGGTTTGGTGTCATCAGTATTTTGTGATGTTGAGATCTAGTAACCAGAATAACTCCAAGCCTGCAAATAAAGGGAAAG AAACTGTACATTCTCCTTGA